In the Ilumatobacteraceae bacterium genome, one interval contains:
- a CDS encoding TetR/AcrR family transcriptional regulator, with the protein MTRGTQRTVRDTALELLIAQGVAGFSIEEIHRRCGVAKTTIYRYWPSVHDLLIDTVDSQIQHLPTPDTGTLRSDLGALFGQVMSMPELASKRRMMLGLFQAATDDPPLRDALNALTTKRSEPVRNVLRQARQRGELRDEIDIDHAVNIIEGPIIYRYMVRGDTFHPDDLDAILDLVTAAVTK; encoded by the coding sequence GTGACACGTGGCACACAACGAACGGTCCGTGACACCGCTCTCGAACTCCTCATCGCCCAAGGCGTGGCTGGATTCAGCATCGAGGAGATCCACCGCCGATGCGGAGTCGCGAAAACCACCATCTACCGCTACTGGCCAAGCGTCCACGACCTCCTCATCGACACCGTCGACAGCCAGATCCAACACCTACCGACACCTGACACCGGCACACTCCGATCCGACCTCGGCGCTCTCTTCGGACAAGTGATGTCCATGCCCGAACTCGCCTCCAAGCGACGCATGATGCTCGGACTCTTCCAAGCCGCCACCGACGACCCGCCGCTGCGTGACGCTCTCAACGCACTCACCACGAAACGATCCGAACCGGTCCGCAACGTGCTCCGCCAGGCCCGACAACGCGGCGAACTCCGCGACGAGATCGACATCGATCACGCCGTGAACATCATCGAAGGACCAATCATCTACCGCTACATGGTCCGCGGCGACACCTTCCACCCAGACGACCTCGACGCCATCCTCGACCTCGTCACCGCCGCCGTCACCAAGTGA
- a CDS encoding biotin transporter BioY produces MASTAALHTTTRQPTLVDLMPRRRVVDVALVAGFALLTAVAAQISIPLGFTPVPVTGQTFAVLLAGGTLGAARGASSQLLYVALGALGLPFYADGQGGWDVATGSTAGYFVGFVIAAGVIGFMSEHGQDRHLFTAVPAFLAGTAVIYVCGSVWLAASIDVPLTAAVGEPSAIAYGVAPFLVGDLAKAILAGVLLPAAWRASTTLR; encoded by the coding sequence ATGGCTTCCACCGCAGCGCTCCATACCACGACCCGACAACCGACGCTTGTCGACCTCATGCCGCGCCGTCGAGTCGTCGACGTTGCGTTGGTGGCCGGGTTCGCGTTGTTGACCGCGGTCGCAGCCCAGATCTCGATCCCGCTCGGTTTCACGCCCGTGCCGGTCACCGGACAGACCTTCGCGGTGCTCCTGGCCGGCGGAACGCTCGGCGCCGCCCGGGGGGCATCGTCACAACTGCTCTACGTCGCGCTCGGTGCGCTCGGACTTCCGTTCTACGCGGACGGACAAGGCGGCTGGGACGTCGCGACCGGATCGACCGCCGGGTACTTCGTCGGGTTCGTCATCGCGGCCGGTGTGATCGGGTTCATGTCGGAGCACGGTCAGGACCGACACCTGTTCACCGCAGTGCCGGCGTTCCTCGCCGGCACGGCCGTGATCTACGTGTGCGGATCGGTATGGCTCGCGGCATCGATCGATGTTCCGCTCACCGCGGCGGTCGGTGAGCCGAGCGCGATCGCCTATGGCGTTGCCCCGTTCCTGGTCGGCGACCTCGCGAAAGCAATCCTTGCCGGCGTCTTGCTCCCTGCCGCATGGCGAGCATCCACCACGCTGCGATAA
- a CDS encoding YceI family protein: MHDESSASRLEPGLWLVDPSRSTIAFRTRNVIGMKVDGRFTDVDGAVEIADAAAKPMVRVSIPVKGVDSGSRMRDRDLLKKSVFDADQWRDIRFESTDIVPGDHGRFAMNGTLRVRDRAKSIELAATQAESGPGEHRYAATCTVNPRDFGITHPFIRRDVEINVDVWLERAGG, encoded by the coding sequence ATGCACGACGAATCCTCCGCTTCTCGACTCGAGCCCGGTCTTTGGCTCGTCGACCCGTCCAGGTCGACCATCGCATTTCGGACCCGAAACGTCATCGGCATGAAGGTCGATGGACGCTTCACCGATGTCGACGGCGCCGTCGAGATCGCCGATGCCGCCGCCAAACCCATGGTCCGAGTGTCGATTCCGGTGAAGGGGGTCGACTCCGGGAGCCGGATGCGTGATCGGGATCTGTTGAAGAAGTCGGTGTTCGATGCCGACCAGTGGCGGGACATCCGCTTCGAGAGCACCGACATCGTTCCCGGTGATCACGGCCGGTTCGCGATGAATGGCACGCTGCGTGTTCGCGACCGGGCCAAGTCCATCGAGCTGGCGGCGACGCAAGCCGAGTCCGGCCCCGGCGAGCACCGCTACGCGGCCACATGCACCGTCAACCCCCGCGACTTCGGCATCACCCACCCGTTCATCCGTCGCGATGTCGAGATCAACGTCGACGTCTGGCTCGAACGGGCCGGCGGGTGA
- a CDS encoding MarR family transcriptional regulator gives MSADRTNGPSSAHGDVRWLDADEQATWRALLLCSQLLDEALDRQLQRDSGLAHSHYAILAALSEAAHSAMRMNELASVLRFSSSRMTHAITSLERKGWVTRTRCPEDGRGQHAALTDRGRLVLEQTAPGHVTEVRRCVFDRLTPTRQHQLRDICTAILDGLDP, from the coding sequence GTGAGCGCGGACCGCACCAACGGTCCCAGTAGCGCCCACGGCGACGTCCGATGGCTCGACGCCGACGAGCAGGCCACGTGGCGGGCACTGCTGCTGTGCTCCCAGCTATTGGACGAGGCCCTCGACCGCCAGCTCCAACGCGACTCGGGACTGGCCCACAGCCACTACGCCATCCTCGCCGCGCTCTCGGAGGCCGCCCACTCCGCGATGCGAATGAACGAGCTGGCCTCGGTGCTTCGCTTCTCCTCCAGCCGGATGACCCACGCCATCACCAGCCTCGAACGCAAGGGATGGGTCACCCGCACCCGCTGCCCCGAAGACGGCCGCGGTCAACACGCGGCCCTCACCGACCGGGGCAGGCTGGTGCTCGAACAGACCGCGCCCGGACACGTCACCGAAGTCCGTCGCTGTGTCTTCGACCGCCTGACCCCGACCCGGCAACACCAACTGCGCGACATCTGTACCGCCATCCTCGACGGCCTCGACCCATAG
- a CDS encoding GNAT family N-acetyltransferase: MTLELVELGPTNFDLLDAIERTPEPTDEWVREVEDFILGPAVRTHLDEPASFIVAVKIDGDVRGAVVHHQLVEYPGSEYISAVLIDHRSRGRGHGRSLVEAVVQHATGASGRSYAVWAVHPGNAVMLELSAAVGEEFAVDGQTGYRFLVAP, encoded by the coding sequence GTGACTCTCGAGCTGGTCGAGCTCGGGCCGACCAACTTTGACTTGCTCGACGCCATCGAAAGAACTCCCGAGCCGACCGATGAGTGGGTTCGCGAGGTCGAGGACTTCATCCTCGGCCCGGCCGTGCGCACCCACCTGGACGAACCGGCGAGCTTCATCGTGGCGGTGAAGATCGACGGCGATGTGCGCGGCGCAGTCGTGCACCACCAGCTGGTCGAGTACCCGGGCTCGGAGTACATCAGCGCCGTGCTGATCGACCACCGCAGCCGTGGGCGGGGACACGGAAGATCGCTCGTCGAGGCCGTCGTGCAGCATGCAACCGGCGCGAGCGGACGTTCCTACGCCGTTTGGGCAGTGCATCCGGGCAACGCCGTCATGCTCGAACTGTCAGCTGCTGTCGGCGAGGAGTTCGCCGTCGACGGGCAAACGGGATATCGCTTCCTTGTTGCACCGTGA
- a CDS encoding tyrosine-type recombinase/integrase, with the protein MAKPAETSLDTTAHPGIWKRTVVRFDEHGEPRGAPKVTYKARCYGADGKEHAKYFPTLTAAKNWRTNQLADRSKGQWFDPSAGRVTLAEYAHHWLRTRVDLRKSTRRIYEGNLRLHILAKVGDIELGPMALGAITTEALRHWIAELSADEQRNLSPTTVNQVYRTLNALLRAAVEDERLAKNPLGPIKPPKPLRVPMRFLTQAEVEDLADTINPSYRAFVLVGAYCGLRLGELAGLRWSDVDMLQRRITVENQLGTDEQQLAPLKTTASYRTIVMPRFVADVLGVHARFGATQSPSERGAFVFASPGSTPLQIHNFRHRVWQPAVRKAGFTGLRVHDLRHTCASLAIAAGADVKVLQDMLGHASAAMTLDQYGKLMPGRSEQVADRLDALHRGTA; encoded by the coding sequence ATGGCGAAGCCGGCTGAGACGTCGCTGGACACCACGGCGCACCCAGGCATCTGGAAGCGCACCGTCGTGCGCTTCGACGAGCACGGCGAACCTCGTGGTGCGCCGAAGGTCACATACAAGGCGCGCTGCTACGGAGCCGACGGCAAGGAGCACGCCAAGTACTTCCCGACCCTGACAGCCGCGAAGAACTGGCGCACCAACCAACTCGCCGACCGATCGAAAGGGCAGTGGTTCGACCCGTCGGCCGGTCGCGTCACGTTGGCCGAGTACGCGCACCACTGGCTGCGCACGCGCGTCGACCTCCGCAAGAGCACTCGGCGCATTTACGAAGGCAACCTCCGTCTCCACATCCTGGCGAAGGTCGGCGACATCGAACTCGGCCCGATGGCGCTCGGAGCCATCACGACCGAGGCGCTGCGACACTGGATCGCCGAGCTGTCGGCCGATGAGCAGCGCAACCTTTCGCCAACGACGGTGAACCAGGTGTACCGGACGCTCAACGCGTTGCTGCGAGCCGCGGTCGAGGACGAGCGGTTGGCGAAGAATCCGCTCGGCCCGATCAAGCCGCCCAAGCCGTTGAGGGTTCCGATGCGGTTCCTCACCCAGGCTGAAGTCGAGGACCTCGCTGACACCATCAACCCGAGCTACCGCGCGTTCGTGTTGGTCGGCGCGTACTGCGGTCTTCGCCTCGGAGAACTCGCCGGGCTGCGGTGGAGCGACGTCGACATGCTGCAACGCCGCATCACCGTCGAGAACCAACTCGGCACCGACGAGCAGCAGCTCGCACCGCTCAAGACCACGGCGAGCTATCGGACGATCGTCATGCCCCGGTTCGTCGCCGACGTGCTCGGGGTGCACGCACGGTTCGGCGCGACGCAGTCACCGAGCGAGCGCGGCGCATTCGTGTTCGCTTCGCCCGGGAGCACGCCATTGCAGATCCACAACTTCCGGCACCGGGTCTGGCAGCCGGCTGTGCGCAAGGCCGGGTTCACTGGTCTTCGCGTGCACGACCTGCGACACACCTGCGCGTCACTCGCGATAGCGGCCGGAGCCGACGTGAAGGTTCTTCAAGACATGCTCGGCCACGCATCGGCGGCCATGACACTCGATCAGTACGGCAAGCTGATGCCCGGACGCAGTGAGCAAGTCGCCGACCGCCTCGACGCCCTCCACCGCGGCACCGCCTAA
- a CDS encoding helix-turn-helix transcriptional regulator codes for MARSRKSNTVDRHPDADKGLNANSVVSYRIRSARERKGYTQQEFARELGQLTGHILPQSSIGAMERWDGDKQRMFDAQELYLLSLVLDVPIAYFFIPPPGMQSELMRDSRYEVNALPLSLIGTNDQVAAFDEAIGELTGAEDGDLAPGFIAGPPGWFRRFREWRLQRLYQLESKYDDQLNPLARLLQELGNDILEFGARGFLTSRARTEGDEFPTNDEFPIDLEEVGDGEAG; via the coding sequence ATGGCCAGATCTCGCAAGTCGAACACCGTCGACCGGCACCCGGACGCCGACAAGGGGCTGAATGCCAACTCGGTCGTGTCGTATCGCATCCGGTCTGCGCGCGAGCGCAAGGGGTACACACAGCAGGAGTTCGCCCGGGAACTCGGCCAGCTCACCGGCCACATCCTGCCGCAGTCGTCGATCGGCGCGATGGAGCGTTGGGACGGCGACAAGCAGCGGATGTTCGACGCTCAAGAGCTCTACCTGCTGTCCCTCGTGCTCGACGTGCCGATCGCCTACTTCTTCATCCCACCGCCGGGCATGCAGTCGGAGCTCATGCGTGATAGCCGGTACGAAGTCAATGCACTGCCACTCAGCTTGATCGGCACCAACGATCAGGTTGCGGCGTTCGACGAGGCGATCGGCGAGTTGACCGGCGCCGAAGACGGCGATCTCGCGCCCGGGTTCATCGCCGGGCCCCCGGGCTGGTTCCGACGATTCCGCGAGTGGCGGCTGCAACGTCTCTACCAACTCGAGTCGAAGTACGACGACCAGCTCAACCCGCTCGCACGACTACTCCAAGAGCTGGGCAACGACATCCTCGAGTTCGGTGCCCGCGGGTTCCTGACGTCGCGAGCCCGAACCGAGGGCGACGAGTTCCCCACCAATGACGAGTTCCCCATCGATTTGGAGGAGGTTGGTGATGGCGAAGCCGGCTGA